GCCTGGTTCGCCGACGACCACGACGCGCCCGCGCACTGGGAGCCCTCCGGCCAGGACTTCCTGTCCCCCGCCCTGACCGAGGCCGACGCCGTACGCCGGGTGCTGGAGCCGGAGCGGTTCGCGTCCTGGCTCGACCGGTTCCTGCCCGCCCTGGGCTCCGGGGCGCCCTGCGCGCCGCTGGACGTGCCCGTGGTCTCCGACCACGCCGATCCGCAGATCGGCCATCTGCTCGGCCTCGCCCTCAGCCGGGCCGCCGCGCTGCGCTCCCTGGCGGCGGCGCTGCCGGACGGACCGGTCCGCACCCGCCTCTCCGGGGCCGCCGACGCCCATCTCGCGGCGGGCCTGCCGGCCGTGGAGCGCGGCGACTTCACCACCGACCACTGGCTGGCCACCTTCGCCGTCCTCGCCCTGGACCCGGAGCCCGGCGCGAGCCGCTGACCCGCTCCCGGCCCTCCCCCGCCCTCCCCGACGCCGCCGGGGAGGGCGGGGCTATTCTGACCGGCGTACCTGGACACGGGGTGCCCCCGCACGGGGGCTGAGATCACACCCGTCGAACCTGAACCAGTTAGGACTGGCGGAGGGATGTCACATGTCAGTGCCGTATGCCCGCGGTGAAGCGGCCCCCGGAGATCCCCGGCACGTCTTCGACGGGCGGATGCCGACGGCCCCGGGCGATCTGCGCGTGGAGGCGCGGGGCATCGCCCCGGTCCCCGAGGACGCCCGCTACGGCAGCCCCGCGCGGCTGTTCACCGTCTGGTTCGCCCCCAATCTGACCATGACCGGCGTGTTCACCGGCACCGTCGGCAGCACGCTCGGCCTGGACTTCCCGACCGCGCTGGCCGCCGTCGTCCTCGGCACCCTGCTGGGCGCGGTGCCGACCGCCTACCTGGGCACCTGGGGCAGCCGGACCGGTGCGGCGCAGCTGCCGCTGGCCCGCCTCGCCTTCGGCCGGGCCGTCACGGTGCCGGGCGCCCTGCAATGGCTGTCCTCCATCGCCTGGGACGCCCTGATCGGCCTGTTCGGCGGGGACGCGCTGGCCCAGCTCTGCGGCTGGCCGTTCTGGGCCGGGGTGCTGGTGATGATGGCGGGACAGGGCGCGCTGGGCGTGCTCGGCTACGAGGCGATCCACCGCCTCCAGACGGTGATGACGTTCGGGCTCGCCGCGGCCTTCACCGTCGTGGCCGTCAAGCTCGCCGACGGCGGCCACACCGGCGCGAGCGCCACCGCGCACGGCGCCGACCGCGCCGGGGCGTTCGTCCTGACCTGCACCGTCGCGCTGAGCCTCGCCCTGTCCTGGGCCCCCTACGCCAGCGACTTCAGCCGCTATCTGCCCCGGACCGCCTCCCGTCCGCGCATGTTCTGGTGCACCCTGCTCGGCGTCGGCCTGTCGTTCGTCGCGGTGCAGGCGCTCGGCCTGTGGGGTGCCGCCCAGTTCACCGACCAGACCGCCCGGGGCGTGGACCGGGTCCTCGGCGGCGGCGCGCTCGGCGCGTTCGGGCTGCTCGCGGTCGCCCTGGCGGCCCTGTGCAGCAACGCCATGAACGACTACAGCGGGTCGCTGGCCCTCCAGACGACGGGTGTGCGCCTGCCGCGCCCGGTGGCCGCCGCGTTCGCCGCGGTCCTCGGCTTCCCGCTGGTGCTCTGGATGCACGCGGCCGACACCACCGCCCGCTTCCAGAACGTCCTGCTCTTCGTCGGGTACTGGATCCCCGGGTTCTGCGCCGTCGTCATCGTCGACTGGGCCGCCCGCGCACGGGCCCGCGGCGGCCGCCCGGTCGATCTGGCCGAGGAGACGGCCCGCCCGCAGCCGTGGTGGCCCGCGCTGACGGCGTTCGCCGCCGCCTTCGCCGCCGCCGTGCCCTTCATGAACACCGGCCTCTACCTGGGCCCGGCCGCCGAGGCGCTGCACGGCGCCGACCTCGCCTACCCGGTGGCGTTCGTGGCCGCGCTGCTCGTCTACGCGCCGCTGCGGGTGCTGCGGCGGCGCTGACGGCACCGGCCCGGAAGGGGCGCCTATCCCGCCGACATCGTGCGCACCGTCCCGTAGTTGGGCATGCTCGCAGCAGCGGGGCGTCCCGCGTGCGGGGCCGGGCACGGCCCCGGGGGAAGGCGGTGGGTCGGTGGCACACAAGAAGGCAGGGGCCGGTTCGGGCGCGCCGACCGGGCGGTCCGGGGCGAGCGCCGCGGCCGACCGGGCGGCCCGGGTCGCGGAGCGGCACGGGTTCGGCGCGCACCGCGCCACCCGCGCGCTCGGCGGCGGGGACGCCGGCTGCGCGGGCTTCGGGGCGGCGGTCGTCCTGCTGGCGCCGGGGATCGGCCTGACCGCCGGGTCCCACGGCACGGCGGTCACCGCGCTCGGCGCCGCCTTCCTGGCCCTCGCCGTCGCGCTGCCCCTCGCGGCCCTGCGCCACGAGCGGCACCGCGACGGCCGCCTGCCCCGCATGCATGCCTTCGACGGCGGTCTCGTCCTCACCGGCAGGACCGACGCCGTCGCGCACCCCTGGCGGGACATCCGCGTGGTGGAGCGCGCCGAGACCACGACGGTCGGCCAGGGCGGCAACCGCATGACCGTCCGGCGCCTACGGTTCCAGCATGTCGGCGGGCAGGTGCTGTGCTCCATGGCGGCGGACGCCACCGCCGTCGAGATCGCCAGGGTCGCGCTCGCGGGCGGCGCACACACCTGACGACCCGTCAGATCAAGTGTTTCTCACGCCCGTTCGCCCGCCTGCGCCAGCACCCGGGAACCCTGCCCGGCCGCGTCGGCGGCGGCCGCGCCCGCGCGTTCGGCGTCGCGCCTGGCGACCTCCTCGCGGACGAGCGGGATCACGTACCGGCCGAAGTCGATCGCGTCGTCCAGCAGGTCGTACCCCCGGGCGGAGAGGATGTCGACGCCGAGGTCGTAGTAGTCCAGGAGCGCGCGGGCGACCGTCTCCGGGGTGCCGACCAGGGCGTTGGAGTTGCCCGCTCCGCCGGTCGCGGCGGCGGTGGGGGTCCACAGCGCGCGGTCGTAGCGCTCGCCCTGCGCGGCGATGTCGAGCAGCCGCTGGGAGCCCGTGTTCTGCGGCGCGTCGCCCCGGTGGTGCCGTACGGCACCGGCGGCCCGCCGCTCCCGGATGGCGCCGACCGTGCGGTGGGCCTTCTCCCACGCCAGTTCCTCGGTCGGGGCGATGATCGGGCGGAAGGCGACCTGGATGCGCGGGAGGCCGGTGCGGCCCGCCGCCCGCGCGGCGGCGCGCACGGACTCGATCTGCTCGGCGGTCCGGGCCAGCGGCTCGCCCCACAGGCAGTAGATGTCGGCCTCGGCGCCGCCCGCGGCGTACGCGGCGGGCGACGAGCCCCCGAACGAGACGCCGGGGCGCGGCTGCTGGACGGGGAAGACGTCGCTGACGAAGTCGTGGAAGCGGTAGTGCTCGCCCTCGTGGTCGAAGGGTTCGCGGGTGGTCCAGATCTTCTTGACGATGCCGATGTACTCGCGGGTGCGGGCGTAGCGCTCGTCCTTGGTCAGGGTGTCGCCCTCGCGGCGCTGTTCGTGGTCGCTGCCGCCGGTGATGAAGTGGACGGTCAGCCGGCCGTCGCTGATCTGGTCCAGGGTGGCGAAGGTCTTCGCGGCGAAGGTGGGGTAGGAGACGTTGGGCCGGTGGGCGAGCAGGACCCCCAGCCGCTCGGTGCGGCTCGCCACGTACGCGGCGGCCGGCGCGGGGTCCGGGGAACCGGAGCCGTAGGCGAACAGCACCCGGTCCCAGCCGTACTCCTCGTGCGCTCGGGCGAGGCGGAGCGTGTAGTCCTTGTCGAAGGCGGCGCCGGAGCGCGGGGTGGTCTCGGAGCCGTCGTTGGTGGCGGCGATGCCGAGGAATTCCACGGGCATGCGAGTGGCCTTTCGTCCGATGGGCCTGCTGGGGAGAAGGTCGGTGGGCGGTGGGGCGCGCGGGCGTGGCGGCGTCGGCTCGCCGCGCCGCCGGTCCAGCGCGGCGGGGACGCGACGAGGGGACGATGCGACGGCTTCGGGCGTCGGGGGCGGAACCGGACGTCGGGTACGGATCCGGGCGTCGGGTACGGAGAGGTGCGCGGAGGAAGCGCCGGGGCCGCGGACGCGCGCGGAAACCGCTCGGTCCGCGTGGGGTCACCCGGAGGCAGCGGGGCGGGCCGGTCGGGCGGGCCCTTGCCGGGTCAGGCGCGACACGCCGCGGACCACACCCGACCGAAGTCGATGTGGTCGCGCGTGGTCAAGCGCTGCCGCCGGGCCGTCATGCCCTCCATTGAGCAAGAGATCGCGCCGCCCGTCAACAGGTGCCCGGATGCCGGACCCTTCCTGACGGGCCGTCGGCGGGGCCTCGGCCGGGGGGGCGGCCGGGGAGGTCGGCCGGGGAGGTCGGCCGGGGAGGTCGGCCGGGGAGGTCGGCCGGGGAGGTCGGCCGGGGAGGTCGGCCGGGGAGGGCGGCCGGGGAGGGCGGTGGCCGGGCCCGGCGGTCCCGGGGTTCAGTTCCAGGGGGCCGACGAGGCGCGCGCGCCGTGCAGGAAGTGGTCGCCGAGGGAGCGCAGGACGGGGGCGGCGGGACCGCGTCCGGTGAGCACCCGGATGTTGCGCCAGAACCGGTCGAGCCCCTCGGCGCCCGCCAGTTCCAGGACCCCTTCCCCGGCGCGCAGGGCCGACCGCGCCGTGACGGCCTCGGCGGCGGCGACGAGGGCGGCGGCGTCCGCGCGCCGCTCCGTGTCCAGCTCCGGTCCGGCGGCCAGGCTCCGCGCCATGGCGGTCGTGGCACGGTCGACGACCGCCGAGGCGCTGTGCACGGCCAGCGCCAGTTCCCCGAAGGCCAGCAGCATGTCGGCGTCCGCGCCCGGGGGCAGGTCGGGACAGAGCGCCGGTTCGGTCACGGGCCGGGCGTGGGAGGCGGCACGGGCCAGGTCGCGCGCCTCGGCGAGCGCGCCCTCGGCCACGCCCAGGACGACCTGGGCGAGCATGAGCCGCAGGGCGAGCGGGGCGAGGGTGGCCGAGGGGGCCATCGCGTCCTCGTCGTGGGCGGCGGCGCCGATGACGTCGGACGGGCCGACCGGCACGTCCTCGAAGACCACCGTGCCCGCGCCGGTGAGCCGCTGGCCCAGCCGGTCGGTCACAGGAGTGCGGCCGGCCCCGGGGTGGCGCGGGTCCACCAGGACGACGAGGGCGTCGCCGCCGGAGACGCGGACCGCGTCCAGGACGAGCCGGTCGGCCGTGTCCACGGCGGTGGGCAGGGTCCGCCGGCCGTTGAGGCGGTAGCCGCCGCCGGCCCGGGTCAGGGTCAGGCCGACGCCCGGGTCGCCGAGGTGCCGGGCCTCGTCCGTGCCGTCCGGTCCGGTGCCGCCCGCCAGCAGCCACTGCTCGCGCACGGCACGGGACTCCAGTTCGGCCGCGTGGCCCGGCTCGGCGAGGAA
The sequence above is drawn from the Streptomyces sp. SAT1 genome and encodes:
- a CDS encoding purine-cytosine permease family protein; its protein translation is MSVPYARGEAAPGDPRHVFDGRMPTAPGDLRVEARGIAPVPEDARYGSPARLFTVWFAPNLTMTGVFTGTVGSTLGLDFPTALAAVVLGTLLGAVPTAYLGTWGSRTGAAQLPLARLAFGRAVTVPGALQWLSSIAWDALIGLFGGDALAQLCGWPFWAGVLVMMAGQGALGVLGYEAIHRLQTVMTFGLAAAFTVVAVKLADGGHTGASATAHGADRAGAFVLTCTVALSLALSWAPYASDFSRYLPRTASRPRMFWCTLLGVGLSFVAVQALGLWGAAQFTDQTARGVDRVLGGGALGAFGLLAVALAALCSNAMNDYSGSLALQTTGVRLPRPVAAAFAAVLGFPLVLWMHAADTTARFQNVLLFVGYWIPGFCAVVIVDWAARARARGGRPVDLAEETARPQPWWPALTAFAAAFAAAVPFMNTGLYLGPAAEALHGADLAYPVAFVAALLVYAPLRVLRRR
- a CDS encoding LLM class flavin-dependent oxidoreductase; the protein is MPVEFLGIAATNDGSETTPRSGAAFDKDYTLRLARAHEEYGWDRVLFAYGSGSPDPAPAAAYVASRTERLGVLLAHRPNVSYPTFAAKTFATLDQISDGRLTVHFITGGSDHEQRREGDTLTKDERYARTREYIGIVKKIWTTREPFDHEGEHYRFHDFVSDVFPVQQPRPGVSFGGSSPAAYAAGGAEADIYCLWGEPLARTAEQIESVRAAARAAGRTGLPRIQVAFRPIIAPTEELAWEKAHRTVGAIRERRAAGAVRHHRGDAPQNTGSQRLLDIAAQGERYDRALWTPTAAATGGAGNSNALVGTPETVARALLDYYDLGVDILSARGYDLLDDAIDFGRYVIPLVREEVARRDAERAGAAAADAAGQGSRVLAQAGERA
- a CDS encoding acyl-CoA dehydrogenase — encoded protein: MSGAAEADDVHGTDDAAGATGIWKRVAQDLADDLAVDAIDRDRAGKPPYDEVARLRDSGLTAALVPPGARGAGTGWRDACDIVRRIAVADGSMGELLGRHYVLSWTARFLAEPGHAAELESRAVREQWLLAGGTGPDGTDEARHLGDPGVGLTLTRAGGGYRLNGRRTLPTAVDTADRLVLDAVRVSGGDALVVLVDPRHPGAGRTPVTDRLGQRLTGAGTVVFEDVPVGPSDVIGAAAHDEDAMAPSATLAPLALRLMLAQVVLGVAEGALAEARDLARAASHARPVTEPALCPDLPPGADADMLLAFGELALAVHSASAVVDRATTAMARSLAAGPELDTERRADAAALVAAAEAVTARSALRAGEGVLELAGAEGLDRFWRNIRVLTGRGPAAPVLRSLGDHFLHGARASSAPWN